TTCTTGTTAAAAAATTAGTGAGCATATTGTAAGAatttgatcaaatcttcaccTGAATTAAGAGGGTTGTTCCACAGAACAAAACctaataacaataaaaaaaattagaattaggGTTAATGTTTCAAAATGTTAATGTAGGTTAGAATATTCTTTCGTAACAAAAAAGCTTGTATTGATCTCCATTCTATATAGAGGCATGAAATGAGAGTTGAGAAGATGAGGTATATGGAATCAAATCTGAAAAAAGGCAAAAACAAAAGATGAAGACTTGAACAAGCTATAAGAGTAACTACTAAGTTTTAATAGTGTCACAATAACGTtcattttgttaattttttataaattaacaaaaactacTGACGTGTGTTTTTCTCATTGGTTAGGAGCACCACCTCAGCTTGGTATGGTGGTACTGTTGGCTCATGTAATAATTTCCCCGCACGCACATAATAAATGTGAAGCAGTTTATTAGCCGATAATTCTGCTCAAGGAGGAAAAAAATGTAGTTGGGATTAAAGTGATACATAATTAACTGATATTATTTTCCCAACTGCCAACCGGTCCATCATAATTCTTGGGACTTGagatataaatatatgcatagataAAAAGATCAACCAAGATACATCCACACTAAAAAAGATGTCAGATAATGCTAGTAGGGTTGTTGAAGATGAagaaaatggctatggaggaagAAAAGTCCAACCATTTGCCTCTACACCACGgtaagttacaaattctttttcttttttttctccttCTAGTTTTTGATAGTTGCTCCTCAGTTCTTATCATCTGGGGATAAACCCTTTTGTTTTTGCAGGCCAGATATGGACAAAACTGAAGGGAAGAAGCATCATCCCACTACATTAAGCAGAATTTTGGGCTTCGAAGACCTTTCTTCTTTACATGTTAGTATCtttctatatatatttttcaaataaggCCATAGATACTTTGATCCTTTCAATGATCGTATTACTGTTGCAATTGGCACATTTTGTGAACTGTAATTCTATTACTGTTACTGATAATAGCAAGACCAATGGTGCTATCAGGTATGGAGGGCATCTTTAGCAGAGGCTCTTGGCACAGCATCCCTTGTGTTTGCAATGGATACCATAGTCATCTCCTCCTACGAAACCGAAACCAAAACACCAAACCTTATAATGTCAGCTTTAATCGCTATaactgttacaattctcctcaaTGCAACATTTCCCATCTCGGGTGGACATATCAATCCTGTAATCACCTTGTCAGCTGCCTTCACAGGCCTTGTCTCTCTTTCACGGGCTGCCATATACATCTTAGCACAGTGTCTCGGAGGCATACTGGGTGCACTAGCACTAAAAGCTGTGGTAAACAGCACCATAGAGAAAACATTTTCACTTGGAGGTTGTACTCTAAGCATTGTTGCACCAGGGCCACATGGGCCTATTGTCATCGGCCTCGGAACAGCCCAGGCTCTTTGGCTGGAGATAATTTGT
This Hevea brasiliensis isolate MT/VB/25A 57/8 unplaced genomic scaffold, ASM3005281v1 Scaf1, whole genome shotgun sequence DNA region includes the following protein-coding sequences:
- the LOC110659185 gene encoding uncharacterized protein LOC110659185, translated to MSDNASRVVEDEENGYGGRKVQPFASTPRPDMDKTEGKKHHPTTLSRILGFEDLSSLHVWRASLAEALGTASLVFAMDTIVISSYETETKTPNLIMSALIAITVTILLNATFPISGGHINPVITLSAAFTGLVSLSRAAIYILAQCLGGILGALALKAVVNSTIEKTFSLGGCTLSIVAPGPHGPIVIGLGTAQALWLEIICTFVFLFSSIWVAFDKRQAKPLGRVIVCSIIGLVVGLLVFISTTVTATRGYAGVGMNPARCFGPAIIRGGHLWNGHWVFWVGPIVASIAFAVYTKIVPSAEVHA